One Solanum lycopersicum chromosome 2, SLM_r2.1 genomic region harbors:
- the PRE2 gene encoding transcription factor PRE6, with the protein MSGRRSRTQSSEGGTSRISDDQIIQLVSKLQQLLPEIRNRRSNKASASKVLQETCNYIRNLHKEVDDLSDRLSQLLSTIDADSPEAAIIRSLIM; encoded by the exons ATGTCTGGGAGAAGGTCAAGGACGCAGTCATCAGAAGGAGGCACCTCCAGGATTTCAGATGATCAGATCATACAACTCGTCTCCAAATTGCAGCAACTTCTTCCTGAAATTCGTAATCGTCGCTCCAACAAG GCATCAGCATCTAAGGTGCTTCAAGAAACATGCAATTACATTAGGAATTTGCATAAAGAGGTGGATGATCTTAGTGATCGACTTTCTCAATTATTATCAACCATTGATGCTGATAGTCCAGAAGCTGCAATTATTCGTagtttaattatgtaa